The Xiphophorus hellerii strain 12219 chromosome 5, Xiphophorus_hellerii-4.1, whole genome shotgun sequence genome window below encodes:
- the smdt1b gene encoding single-pass membrane protein with aspartate-rich tail 1b: MATSLLLLPLRLFSRNTGIMTRNPSLKTSTISKTTQRRTVVSTPSGAILPKPEKIPFGLIRMTVVVVPFLYVGTLISKNFAALLEEHDIFVPEDDDDDD; encoded by the exons atggcGACGAGCTTACTGCTGCTTCCTCTCCGTCTTTTCAGCAGGAACACGGGCATAATGACCCGTAACCCCAGCTTGAAAACATCCACCATTTCCAAGACGACTCAAAGAAGAACTGTGGTATCCACACCTTCTGGAGCAATCCTtccaaaacctgaaaaa ATACCCTTTGGCCTAATCCGCATGACAGTGGTGGTGGTGCCTTTCCTTTATGTTGGAACTCTGATCAGCAAGAATTTTGCCGCTCTCCTGGAAGAGCATGACATTTTTGTCCCCGAGGATGACGACGACGATGACTGA